In Erigeron canadensis isolate Cc75 chromosome 6, C_canadensis_v1, whole genome shotgun sequence, the following are encoded in one genomic region:
- the LOC122604116 gene encoding dual specificity protein kinase pyk3-like codes for MSFDSSDGMESSTSTSTYTSTTQWLPPCHKFVLREILLATENFNEYFVIGKGGFGKVYKGEVIVGTHHVAAAIKRLDLRSNQGAVEFWAEVEMLSKLRHSHLVSLIGYCNHEREMILVYEYMPNGTLEDHLHKLRTRLSWVDRLKICIGAARGLDYLHTGTGIEFGVIHRDVKCSNILLHESWAAKISDFGLSRIGPTNQPRTYVDTFVKGTFGYFDPNYFATGQLTRKSDVYAFGVVLLEVLCQKRPLDRSLEYGLATWAKESIKEGNLKNIVDSNIRNEIFPKCLKEFARIAVRCLEYHPKDRPTMTEVIFSLESVLTLQLQTPRKSLITRMVGVLQAAKMQKQVMHMERSLERNAALALEDQLQILGAMNTFSAKTLELATQSYASNMIIGKGGYATVYKGILPDNRVVAIKKIRPGYESWKSSEERFLNEVVILSKINHQNVVQVLGCCMETEVPLLVYEYVPNGTLHDHIHNKESGRKRLAWDSRLRIAYDTASALAYLHTDTIMSTIHRDVKPSMILLDENLTAKIAGFGVSRLIPEDCDHVSTLVIGTFGYLDPEYLQTGELRHKIDVYSFGVVLAELLTGINPLTVEKAEEESYLVRDFLNVMLENQLTEIVDHQVLKEATDEQLKAACDLACRCLARKSENRPSMKEVAMELETIKKLGENHPIVLDNYMEPHSLVVESEQVDLHSDISENNNIYENHNDSNFSDILRNNDICFNDNSIKPTAVIWNPSLGKSIAVDVPYLYADLGFAVRPDNCDPVIVLINSIGHPIPVLVFTLSSRVWRVPRGNLPPKLTCFGYCSLVTDDQRIYWKAYTTSINLVVTYDMVSEDFTEIQLPHSVARRYFRNFSISKIKESLALLDYDHYGDRKPVCNVWMMVEDGASKSFTKVFTKESLPNFVVSSQ; via the exons ATGTCTTTTGATAGTAGCGATGGCATGGAATCTAGCACTTCCACCTCCACCTATACCTCCACAACTCAATGGTTACCACCATGTCATAAATTTGTACTGCGTGAAATTCTTTTGGCAACAGAAAACTTTAACGAATATTTTGTGATTGGTAAAGGGGGCTTTGGAAAAGTGTACAAAGGTGAAGTCATCGTTGGAACTCATCATGTTGCCGCTGCTATTAAACGGTTAGATTTACGGTCAAATCAAGGGGCAGTAGAGTTCTGGGCTGAAGTCGAGATGCTTTCCAAGTTGCGTCACTCTCATCTAGTGTCTCTCATTGGTTATTGTAACCATGAAAGAGAAATGATACTTGTATACGAGTATATGCCAAATGGAACACTTGAAGATCATCTCCATAAACTCCGCACCCGTCTTTCTTGGGTTGACCGGCTAAAGATTTGCATAGGTGCCGCCCGTGGGTTAGACTACCTCCACACTGGTACTGGTATTGAGTTTGGTGTTATACACCGAGATGTCAAGTGCTCAAATATTTTGTTACACGAAAGTTGGGCAGCTAAAATTTCGGATTTTGGGTTGTCCAGAATAGGCCCAACCAATCAACCACGCACTTATGTCGACACTTTTGTAAAAGGCACTTTTGGGTATTTTGATCCAAATTATTTCGCCACTGGACAGCTAACAAGAAAGTCTGATGTATACGCTTTTGGAGTGGTATTGCTTGAAGTGTTGTGTCAGAAACGACCGCTGGATAGGAGCCTTGAATATGGTTTAGCTACATGGGCAAAAGAGTCGATCAAAGAAGGAAATTTAAAGAATATAGTTGATTCTAATATTAGGAATGAAATATTCCCAAAATGTTTGAAGGAGTTTGCTAGAATCGCCGTAAGATGTTTAGAATATCATCCGAAGGATCGTCCTACCATGACCGAGGTTATATTTAGTCTGGAATCTGTACTTACTTTGCAATTGCAAACTCCAAGAAAGTCATTAATTACTAGAATGGTTGGTGTGCTTCAAGCAG CCAAGATGCAGAAGCAAGTGATGCATATGGAAAGATCCTTGGAGCGCAATGCGGCTCTTGCATTGGAAGATCAACTACAAATCCTCGGTGCCATGAATACTTTTAGTGCTAAAACATTGGAACTAGCGACTCAGAGTTATGCCAGCAATATGATTATAGGAAAAGGAGGCTATGCTACCGTGTACAAAGGAATCCTACCAGACAATCGTGTTGTGGCAATCAAGAAAATCCGGCCGGGATATGAATCGTGGAAATCATCAGAGGAGCGGTTTTTAAATGAAGTTGTGATTCTTAGCAAAATTAATCACCAAAATGTGGTGCAGGTTTTGGGATGTTGTATGGAAACTGAGGTCCCGTTATTAGTTTATGAATACGTTCCTAATGGCACTCTTCACGACCACATTCATAATAAAgaaagtggaagaaagagattGGCATGGGATAGTCGTTTAAGGATAGCATATGATACGGCTAGCGCACTTGCATATCTTCACACGGATACTATAATGTCTACCATACATAGAGATGTGAAGCCTTCTATGATTTTGTTGGATGAAAATTTAACTGCCAAGATTGCAGGTTTTGGTGTCTCAAGGTTAATCCCTGAGGATTGCGATCACGTTAGTACACTCGTTATAGGTACATTCGGTTACTTGGATCCCGAATATTTACAAACAGGTGAACTAAGGCATAAAATTGATGTGTATAGCTTTGGAGTGGTTCTTGCGGAACTCTTGACAGGAATTAATCCACTTACCGTGGAAAAAGCAGAAGAGGAAAGCTATCTGGTTAGGGATTTTTTAAATGTAATGTTGGAAAATCAATTGACTGAGATTGTTGATCATCAAGTGTTAAAGGAGGCAACGGATGAGCAGCTAAAAGCAGCATGTGACTTGGCATGTAGATGCCTGGCTCGAAAATCGGAGAACAGACCTAGCATGAAAGAAGTGGCCATGGAGCTCGAAACGATAAAGAAGTTGGGCGAAAATCATCCAATTGTTCTAGACAACTACATGGAACCACACAGCTTAGTAGTTGAAAGTGAACAAGTTGATCTCCACAGTGATATCTCTGAAAACAATAATATCTACGAAAACCACAATGATTCCAACTTCAGCGATATCCTTAGAAACAATGATATCTGTTTCAAT GATAATTCTATTAAGCCAACAGCTGTGATTTGGAATCCGTCACTTGGAAAATCCATTGCTGTTGATGTGCCTTATCTGTATGCTGATTTAGGTTTTGCGGTTCGTCCGGATAATTGTGACCCTGTGATTGTATTGATCAATAGTATTGGACATCCTATCCCGGTTTTGGTGTTTACGTTAAGCTCACGTGTTTGGAGAGTTCCACGTGGTAACCTACCTCCTAAGTTAACTTGTTTTGGATACTGTTCACTAGTTACAGATGATCAGCGTATTTATTGGAAAGCTTATACGACGAGTATTAATCTAGTTGTTACGTATGATATGGTGAGTGAAGACTTTACCGAAATACAACTCCCTCATAGTGTAGCACGGCGGTATTTTAGAAATTTCTCCATCTCTAAGATAAAGGAGTCTCTTGCTCTACTTGATTACGATCATTATGGCGATCGTAAACCAGTTTGTAATGTATGGATGATGGTGGAGGATGGTGCTTCAAAATCGTTCACAAAGGTATTCACAAAGGAGTCTCTTCCAAATTTCGTTGTATCCAGCCAATAA
- the LOC122604115 gene encoding wall-associated receptor kinase-like 10, which yields MESKPSTSTYTSTTQWLQPCRKFEMHEILLATGNFNESLVIGRGGFGKVYEGEVIVGTSHVAAALKRLDLMSDQGAAEFWAEVDMLSQLRHSHIVSLIGYCNYEREMILVYEYMPNRTLEDHLYKLRTRGLDYLHTGTGIEFGVIHRDVKSSNILLHQNWAAKISDFGLSRIGPANQPRTYVNTLVKGTFGYLDPNYFATGELTRKSDVYAFGVVLFEVLCQKRPLDRSLECGLATWAQDSIKEVQTPAKSIFTRMVDVLPPFHYTGENPGMGFGFLTAKKRKKFLLQNGALLLDKLKNFGAGSMEIFSAKTIEVATQNYADDIISGRGGSGTVFKGILPDNHVIAIKKSEISDSGQLLGCCLETKIPLLAYEYVCNGNLYEHFHTTGSVRRRLSWDTHVSIAYDTASALAYLHTNTVMSIIHRDVKSSNIFLDNNLTAKIADCVPRLIPPDDPDDLHTFVQGTLGYLDPEYCHTCNISDKSDVYSFGVVLVEVLTGNKPLDFNRAPEERNLASYFTKLKKENRLHEIVDHQVLKEAADEQQLKAASDLACRCLDLKGENRPIMKEVAMELETIRKLAEQHPFVRDNHMEPCGLVVEASEQADLGIFENYSDSNFSDIFRNNEIYYNAVYSR from the exons ATGGAGTCTAAACCTTCTACCTCCACCTATACCTCGACAACTCAATGGTTACAACCATGCCGTAAATTCGAAATGCATGAAATTCTTTTAGCAACAGGAAACTTTAATGAATCTTTGGTGATTGGAAGAGGCGGCTTTGGGAAAGTGTACGAAGGTGAAGTTATTGTTGGAACTAGTCATGTTGCTGCTGCTCTTAAACGGTTAGATTTGATGTCGGATCAAGGGGCAGCAGAGTTTTGGGCTGAAGTCGACATGCTTTCCCAGTTGCGTCACTCTCATATAGTGTCTCTGATTGGTTATTGTAACTATGAAAGAGAAATGATACTTGTATACGAGTATATGCCGAACAGAACACTTGAAGATCATCTTTATAAACTCCGCACTCGTGGGTTAGACTACCTCCACACTGGTACTGGTATTGAGTTTGGTGTTATACACCGAGATGTCAAGAGCTCAAATATTTTGTTACACCAAAATTGGGCAGCTAAAATTTCCGATTTTGGGTTGTCCAGAATAGGCCCAGCGAATCAACCACGCACTTATGTCAACACTCTTGTAAAAGGCACTTTTGGGTATCTTGATCCAAATTATTTTGCCACTGGAGAGCTGACAAGGAAGTCTGATGTGTATGCTTTTGGGGTGGTATTGTTTGAAGTGTTGTGTCAAAAACGACCATTGGATAGGAGTCTTGAATGTGGTTTAGCTACATGGGCACAAGACTCGATCAAAGAAG TTCAAACACCAGCGAAGTCGATATTTACTAGAATGGTTGATGTGCTTCCTCCTTTCCACTATACCGGTGAAAACCCAG GTATGGGGTTTGGATTTCTCACAGCCAAGAAGCGAAAAAAATTCTTACTGCAAAATGGGGCTCTATTGTTAGATAAACTAAAAAACTTTGGCGCTGGTTCCATGGAAATTTTTAGTGCTAAAACGATAGAGGTAGCAACGCAAAATTATGCCGACGATATTATTTCTGGAAGAGGAGGTTCTGGTACTGTGTTCAAGGGGATCCTACCAGACAATCATGTTATAGCAATCAAGAAGTCTGAGATATCTGATTCGGGGCAA CTTTTAGGATGTTGTCTGGAAACCAAGATCCCTTTATTAGCTTATGAATATGTTTGTAATGGCAATCTTTACGAGCACTTTCATACTACGGGAAGTGTAAGAAGGAGATTGTCATGGGATACTCATGTAAGTATAGCATATGATACGGCTAGTGCACTTGCTTATCTTCACACAAATACTGTAATGTCCATTATACATAGAGATGTGAAGTCCAGTAACATTTTTTTAGATAATAATTTAACTGCAAAGATTGCAGATTGTGTCCCAAGGTTAATCCCTCCGGACGATCCTGATGATCTACATACTTTCGTTCAAGGTACATTAGGTTACTTGGATCCTGAATATTGCCACACATGTAATATAAGCGATAAAAGTGATGTTTATAGCTTTGGAGTGGTACTTGTAGAAGTGTTGACAGGAAATAAACCACTCGACTTTAATCGAGCACCAGAGGAAAGAAATCTAGCATCATATTTTACAAAACTAAAGAAGGAGAATCGATTGCATGAGATTGTTGACCATCAAGTGTTAAAGGAGGCAGCTGATGAGCAGCAGCTAAAAGCAGCAAGTGACCTGGCATGTAGATGCCTTGACCTAAAAGGGGAGAACAGACCCATCATGAAAGAAGTAGCCATGGAGCTCGAAACAATAAGGAAGTTGGCCGAACAGCATCCATTTGTTCGAGACAACCACATGGAACCATGTGGCTTAGTAGTTGAAGCTAGTGAACAAGCTGATCTTGGTATCTTTGAAAATTACAGTGATTCCAACTTTAGTGATATCTTTAGAAACAATGAGATCTATTACAATGCAGTTTATTCTCGGTAA